The genomic region CGGCGGGCCGCCCGGGCCGTCCCCTACGAGCCCTCGAGCAGCCGCTTGAGCACGACGGCCTGGTTGTGCTCCCTGTCCTTCGCCCCGAAGACCAGCGTCACCCGGCCCTCGGCGGCGAGCCGCCTCAGCCTCTCGAGGTCGGCGTTGCCCTCGAGCTCGGCGGCGTAGCGCTCGGCGAACTCGTCGAAGCGCTTGGGGTCGTGCCCGAACCACTTCCTGAGCTCCTCGCTCGGCGCGAGGCCCTTGGCCCACCAGTCGATGGCGGCGCGCTCCTTCGTGACGCCGCGCGGCCAGATGCGGTCGACCAGCACGCGCGTGCCGTCGTCCTCCGACCTCTCGTCGTAAGCCCTCTTGAGCCTGACCATGTCGCGATCGTAGCTCCGCGCCGGGAACGCCGGACCGCTACTTGGGCCGAAGCCGCGCCCGCCTAGGCCGGGGCGCCGTCGGACCTACCGGGGCGCCGCCACCGCGGCCCGGCCCTCCCTGACCAGGCCGACCCACCTGGCGAACGAGTCCATGACGCCCCTCAGGAACACCTCGGTGCTCTCCACCGTGACGTTCCCGTCCATGTCGATGAGGTCGGAGGGCTTGAAGGTCACGTAGACCTCTGGCTGGCCCATGACCGGCACGTCGAGGTAGGCGAGGACGTCGCGCAGGTGGGACTGCGCCACGGCCGTGCCGATGCTCCCGGTGGAGACCCCGGCGATCAGCGCCGGTTTGCCCGCGAAGGGGTTGCCCTCCCTGGGCCGCGAGGCCCAGTCGATGGCGTTCTTGAGCGCGCCGGGGATCGACCGGTTGTACTCGGGCGAGACGAACATCAGGGCGTCGGCGGACGCGATGGCCTCCTTCAGCCGCACCACGCTCTCGGGCGGCCGCTCCTGCAGGTCCTGGTCGAAGAAAGGGACCTCGTCGATGCGGACGCTCACGTACTCCCACTCGGGCGGGCCCAGGCGCTGCAGCGCGAGCGCGAGCCTGTGGTTGTAGGACCTGTCCCTGAGGCTGCCGACGAGCACGGCGACCGTGACGGTCATGGGACCCTCCTTCGGCGCCGCCGGCGGACGGCGCGGGCGCCGCGACCAGGCGGCGCGCCCATGGACCGACCATAGGCGCGCCGGCCATGAACGCCGTGAAGGCGGGGGCCCGCGCGCGCGGGCCCCCGGTGCGGACCTGAGCGACCTCGAGCGTCCCGCGGCGCCTCTAGCCCGGTATCACCCGCACTTGCTGTAGCCGCAGCTCTCGCACTTCTGGCAGCCCTCCTCGAAGCGCAGCGGGGCGCCGCAGTCCGGGCAGGCCTTGCCCCTGTTCAGCACGTTCTCGACGCCGGCGGTCTCGAGCGCCACGGCGATGATGTCGGCCTTCGAGGCGACCATCCGCCCGTGGTAGGTGCCGTACATGCCGCCGTTGATCCCGCGCAGGGTCTTCACGATGGCCTCCGCCGGCACGCCGTACTGCAGGGCGATGGAGACCACGCGCCCGAGCGCCTCGCTGTCGGCGTTGGCCTCGTCGCCCCCCTTGCCGGAGAGGATGAACACCTCGGTGGGGAGCCCGTCCTGCTTGTTCACGGTCACGTAGAAGCCGCGCTTCTCGCCGCTCGGCTCGATCAGCTTGACCTGGTCGGTGAAGCCGGAAAGGCGCACGGGCCGCTCGAAGAGGGGCTCGCCGGGCAGCCTGTCGTAGCCGCCGCGCCGCGCCGGCGCGCTCGGGCCCTCCGGCGGTGGGGCGACGCTGACGGCGGTCTCCGTCCGCGCCCCTGTCGACGCGGCGGGCTGGCCGTTCGCCACGGCAGCGCCGGCCGGAGGAGCGGGGCTCTGCGCCGCGCCGCCCGCCTGCGCCGCCCCGTCGGCGGCCGCCGCGTCCGGACGCGGCGCCTCGGGCTGGCCGGCCGGCTGCGGCGCCGGCTCCTTCTTCTCGGCGCTGGTGGAGAGCACCTGGAACTCGCGCGAGCCGTCGCGGTAGACGGTGATGCCCTTGCAGCCCGTCTCGAAGGCGAGGCGGTAGGCGTCGA from Trueperaceae bacterium harbors:
- a CDS encoding DUF488 domain-containing protein, with the translated sequence MVRLKRAYDERSEDDGTRVLVDRIWPRGVTKERAAIDWWAKGLAPSEELRKWFGHDPKRFDEFAERYAAELEGNADLERLRRLAAEGRVTLVFGAKDREHNQAVVLKRLLEGS
- a CDS encoding NADPH-dependent FMN reductase; translated protein: MTVTVAVLVGSLRDRSYNHRLALALQRLGPPEWEYVSVRIDEVPFFDQDLQERPPESVVRLKEAIASADALMFVSPEYNRSIPGALKNAIDWASRPREGNPFAGKPALIAGVSTGSIGTAVAQSHLRDVLAYLDVPVMGQPEVYVTFKPSDLIDMDGNVTVESTEVFLRGVMDSFARWVGLVREGRAAVAAPR